The window AGATACTGCATCTTCTAACAAATCTTTTCTTTCACTTAACACGCTAATAAAGACCTCTCTAATTACTTTTTTAAGTTCCATTACTGATGTTTGTTGTGTCCTCATTCTGTCACTCCTTTCTCTTATCAATGCGACCTTTTAGGGTTACTTCTTGACTAAGAAACTCATTTTGTTTTATGTCGTGTATTCCATACCAGTCAGCCACAAGCTCAAACACGCCTTTATTTATTTTGAATCCAATATCATAGCCGGGATTTTTTGTTGGAATCATCAAGTCAACCTCTGTGGTCATCCCACCGTATCCCCGTTTCTTGACTCTGTCTTCTACGGGTTGATATCCAAGGTCTTGCAGGGCTTTTAGTAAA is drawn from bacterium and contains these coding sequences:
- a CDS encoding DUF1257 domain-containing protein, producing MQDLGYQPVEDRVKKRGYGGMTTEVDLMIPTKNPGYDIGFKINKGVFELVADWYGIHDIKQNEFLSQEVTLKGRIDKRKE